From a single Pseudomonas triticicola genomic region:
- a CDS encoding tetratricopeptide repeat protein produces MTQSRRNLLIGLGLVLILGVVWLSWRSNTPTIPDAIKHGYSEALNAARTGEPGAARQLYQQLGRPDISVKRRVWLHGELPNYPSPQALKLADIDLHHEAPQVRVAAIKSIVGLVPGGQRSLLLGPLLDDEEQTVRFAAINALLGLAPDELGLYFAPLQQAIDGWQQTLESQPESAANYAQLARLYIHNAEYKQAQQALDNTLRLEPGNLAALVMQIDVLDRQGQSDAARQLLARQLKAQPDSAYLQHALGLWLLHHGQREYALLGLSKAVELEPDNKDYRYDLATTLHSAEELEAAQKQLQEIVQRHPANRKARVLLINYWKESGQLQNVQILLAQLEQLNPDDPALQQGL; encoded by the coding sequence ATGACTCAGTCCCGCCGCAACCTGCTGATCGGCCTAGGCCTCGTACTGATCCTCGGCGTCGTCTGGCTGTCCTGGCGCAGCAACACTCCGACCATCCCCGATGCTATCAAACATGGCTACAGCGAAGCGCTGAACGCCGCGCGCACAGGTGAACCCGGAGCGGCGCGCCAGTTGTACCAGCAATTGGGCCGCCCGGACATCTCGGTCAAGCGCCGGGTCTGGCTGCATGGCGAACTGCCCAATTACCCCAGTCCGCAGGCGTTGAAGCTGGCGGACATCGACTTGCATCACGAAGCGCCGCAAGTGCGCGTCGCAGCGATCAAAAGCATCGTCGGTCTGGTGCCCGGCGGGCAGCGCAGTCTGCTGCTAGGACCGTTGCTTGATGATGAAGAACAAACTGTCCGTTTCGCCGCGATCAATGCCCTGCTCGGCCTGGCCCCGGACGAGCTCGGCCTGTATTTCGCACCGCTACAGCAGGCCATCGACGGCTGGCAACAGACCTTGGAAAGCCAGCCGGAAAGCGCCGCCAACTATGCGCAACTGGCCCGTCTCTATATTCACAACGCCGAATACAAACAGGCCCAACAGGCTTTGGACAATACCTTGCGCCTGGAACCGGGCAACCTGGCGGCGCTGGTCATGCAGATAGATGTGCTCGACCGCCAGGGCCAGAGCGATGCCGCTCGCCAGTTGCTCGCCCGCCAGCTCAAGGCGCAGCCGGATTCGGCCTATCTGCAACATGCCCTCGGCCTGTGGCTGCTGCACCACGGCCAGCGCGAATATGCCCTGCTCGGCCTGTCCAAAGCGGTCGAGCTGGAACCGGACAATAAGGATTATCGCTACGACCTCGCCACCACCCTGCACAGCGCGGAAGAACTGGAAGCGGCGCAGAAACAATTGCAGGAAATCGTCCAGCGCCACCCCGCCAACCGCAAGGCGCGAGTGCTGTTGATCAACTATTGGAAGGAAAGCGGCCAATTGCAGAATGTGCAGATCCTGCTGGCGCAACTGGAGCAGTTGAATCCGGACGACCCGGCCCTGCAACAGGGTCTTTGA
- a CDS encoding FUSC family protein, producing the protein MPALFAYFKALIHPGQAVLLFALRTIAAGLLTLYLAFIFDLEQPKWSIMAVVIVSQPLAGMALARSFGQVIGTTVGAAVAVLIMAIFPQAPLPFITTLALWLALCTAGGTLLRYTSSQAFVLSGYTAVVVALLAIPDQDGTFLLAVTRVTETLLAVACVCVVSLLTARPEAVAKGYFAKIDQVIKLAASHAAEVLRTEESEADFQRRQMQLLGEISALEGLRRHLYFDAPRLRSADNLVLLLGNQLMLLTSRLTALRHQRELLIERWEGDLPLEVQQLRAEELALLEQLAQQGRGLSGADRQRFVTLQQQFEALAYKAEQQTENMSATLRSLAWALRWEQARLLQQLEQILELSDAIQEGRPASCLYRGQSSPLHLDFTLASMNAIRAFTALLVSGLIWIETAWDGARGGMILVGILCSLMATFPRPLMAAQSYARGLGLALVVSAFYQFMLVPAISDFELLALLLAPLLYAIAVGISSPATAGIGMGLGLSSFLMLGPQNTGIGQNTAIQWFEFAGAYVSAAMLALIVYALIFPFRPGLRIRRLYGEAREQVYQLSKMPATDEQQFAFESRMTDRLTSMLGLLPAANDRAMQRLYEISLACVALGVAMHQLRQQAQNNGLLTDAFGQRLASALRKTGRLVAGRDDVQLAALLATLHQLGDELDELHAASHEHLWSVFRMRVALLIVVSFLERHGEHLQPQALEGEPQLAH; encoded by the coding sequence ATGCCAGCGTTGTTCGCTTATTTCAAGGCTCTGATCCATCCCGGTCAGGCTGTTCTGCTGTTTGCCCTGCGGACCATCGCCGCCGGGCTGTTGACCCTTTATCTGGCGTTTATCTTCGATCTCGAACAGCCGAAGTGGTCAATCATGGCCGTGGTGATCGTCAGCCAGCCACTGGCAGGGATGGCACTGGCGCGCAGTTTCGGCCAGGTGATAGGCACCACGGTGGGGGCGGCGGTGGCGGTGCTGATCATGGCGATTTTTCCTCAGGCGCCGCTGCCGTTCATCACGACATTGGCGTTGTGGCTGGCGCTGTGCACGGCGGGCGGCACCTTGTTGCGCTACACCAGCTCCCAGGCGTTCGTGCTCAGTGGTTACACCGCTGTGGTCGTAGCTTTACTGGCGATTCCGGATCAGGACGGCACCTTTCTGCTGGCGGTCACCCGCGTCACCGAAACCCTGTTGGCGGTTGCCTGTGTCTGTGTGGTCAGTTTGCTCACGGCACGCCCTGAAGCCGTCGCCAAGGGCTATTTCGCCAAAATCGATCAGGTCATCAAACTGGCGGCCAGCCACGCTGCCGAGGTGCTTCGTACGGAAGAAAGCGAAGCCGATTTCCAGCGTCGGCAGATGCAGCTGCTCGGTGAGATCAGTGCACTGGAAGGTTTGCGCCGTCATTTGTATTTCGATGCCCCACGTTTGCGCAGTGCCGACAACCTGGTGTTGCTGCTCGGCAATCAACTGATGCTGCTGACGTCGCGACTGACCGCGCTGCGTCATCAGCGCGAATTGCTCATCGAACGCTGGGAGGGCGATCTGCCGCTGGAGGTCCAGCAGTTGCGTGCCGAGGAACTGGCGTTACTTGAGCAACTGGCGCAGCAGGGCCGCGGGCTGTCTGGCGCCGATCGGCAGCGTTTCGTCACCTTGCAGCAACAGTTCGAAGCATTGGCGTACAAGGCCGAGCAGCAGACCGAGAACATGAGCGCGACCCTGCGTTCATTGGCTTGGGCGCTGCGTTGGGAGCAGGCGCGCCTGTTGCAGCAACTTGAGCAGATCCTCGAACTGAGCGACGCGATTCAGGAAGGGCGCCCGGCGAGTTGTCTCTATCGCGGCCAGAGCAGTCCGTTGCATCTGGATTTCACCTTGGCTTCGATGAATGCGATCCGTGCCTTTACCGCGCTGTTGGTCAGCGGGTTGATCTGGATCGAAACGGCGTGGGATGGCGCGCGCGGCGGGATGATTCTGGTGGGGATTCTCTGCTCGCTGATGGCGACTTTTCCGCGTCCGCTGATGGCTGCGCAAAGCTATGCGCGAGGCTTGGGTCTGGCACTGGTGGTGTCGGCGTTCTATCAATTCATGCTGGTGCCGGCGATCAGTGATTTCGAGCTGCTGGCCTTGCTGCTGGCGCCGCTGCTATATGCCATTGCCGTGGGAATTTCCAGTCCGGCCACCGCCGGTATCGGCATGGGCCTTGGCCTCTCCAGTTTCCTCATGCTCGGGCCGCAAAACACCGGCATTGGGCAGAATACGGCAATCCAATGGTTCGAATTCGCCGGCGCCTACGTCAGCGCAGCGATGCTGGCCCTGATCGTTTATGCGCTGATCTTCCCGTTCCGCCCGGGCTTGCGCATCCGCCGCCTGTACGGCGAAGCGCGGGAGCAGGTGTATCAACTGAGCAAAATGCCGGCGACCGATGAACAACAATTCGCCTTCGAGAGTCGGATGACCGATCGCCTGACCAGCATGCTCGGCCTGCTGCCAGCGGCGAACGATCGTGCCATGCAGCGCTTGTACGAAATCAGCCTGGCTTGCGTAGCCTTGGGGGTGGCGATGCATCAGCTGCGGCAGCAGGCGCAGAACAATGGGTTGCTCACCGATGCGTTCGGCCAACGCCTGGCGTCGGCGTTGCGCAAGACCGGTCGTTTGGTTGCCGGTCGCGACGATGTCCAGCTTGCGGCGCTGCTGGCCACGTTGCACCAACTCGGAGATGAGCTGGACGAGCTGCACGCCGCCAGTCATGAACATCTATGGTCGGTGTTTCGCATGCGTGTGGCGCTGCTGATTGTGGTGTCGTTCCTCGAGCGGCACGGTGAACATTTGCAACCTCAAGCACTGGAAGGAGAACCGCAACTTGCCCATTGA
- a CDS encoding DUF1656 domain-containing protein, giving the protein MPIDFEIGGVYLPPIAQALLLAIPIFMLLDWCLRRLGVLRLVWHEALFEGALYACVCATLILLMGA; this is encoded by the coding sequence TTGCCCATTGATTTTGAGATTGGCGGGGTTTATCTGCCGCCGATTGCCCAGGCACTGTTACTGGCGATTCCGATTTTCATGTTGCTGGACTGGTGTCTGCGGCGCCTCGGCGTACTGCGCCTGGTGTGGCATGAAGCACTGTTCGAAGGCGCGCTGTATGCCTGTGTCTGCGCCACGCTGATTCTGTTGATGGGAGCCTGA
- a CDS encoding biotin/lipoyl-binding protein, with translation MMTVAVVILAIVLGWFAWEYYTRAPWTRDARVRADVVTLSADVSGRIVKLAVQDNQHVDKGQLLLEIDPARYQLAVEHARRSVEVSKASLGQSQAAIVASEALLKQRQSEERRRRTLKQGFAISGEEWEKASTDVAVAQADLLRNQANLGLAEANVQLAIAALTQAELDLQRTRVESPVSGYVTNLLTRQGDYAQAGGALLALVDSDSFYVSGYFEETKLPRIEEGDRVRIQLMSGERFGGTVESIAFAIADRENAPGSRLLANINPSYTWVKLAQRVPVRIGIDGDFAGKHRLRAGTTATVTVLEDHR, from the coding sequence ATGATGACCGTGGCAGTGGTGATCCTGGCGATCGTCCTCGGCTGGTTCGCCTGGGAGTATTACACCCGCGCGCCGTGGACACGGGATGCTCGGGTGAGGGCGGATGTGGTGACGCTGTCGGCGGATGTTTCGGGGCGAATCGTCAAACTGGCAGTGCAGGACAACCAGCATGTCGACAAGGGCCAATTGTTGCTGGAGATCGATCCGGCGCGCTATCAACTGGCGGTCGAGCATGCCCGGCGTTCGGTGGAAGTATCCAAGGCGTCGCTGGGGCAATCGCAAGCGGCAATCGTCGCCAGTGAAGCGTTGCTTAAACAACGTCAGAGCGAGGAGCGCCGCCGCCGTACGCTGAAGCAGGGCTTCGCGATTTCTGGTGAAGAATGGGAGAAGGCCAGTACCGACGTAGCGGTTGCCCAGGCGGATCTGTTGCGCAATCAGGCCAACCTCGGGCTGGCCGAAGCCAATGTGCAACTGGCAATTGCCGCACTGACCCAGGCCGAACTGGACTTGCAGCGCACCCGCGTTGAATCGCCAGTGAGCGGCTATGTCACCAACCTGCTGACCCGCCAAGGTGATTACGCACAGGCGGGCGGGGCACTGCTGGCGCTGGTCGACAGCGATTCTTTTTATGTCAGCGGTTACTTCGAGGAAACCAAGTTGCCGCGAATCGAGGAGGGTGATCGGGTACGCATTCAATTGATGAGCGGTGAGCGTTTCGGCGGCACGGTAGAAAGCATCGCCTTTGCCATCGCTGATCGCGAAAACGCGCCGGGCAGTCGTCTGCTGGCAAACATCAACCCGAGTTACACCTGGGTGAAACTGGCGCAACGGGTGCCGGTGCGCATTGGCATTGATGGTGACTTTGCCGGCAAGCATCGCCTGCGCGCCGGTACCACCGCCACCGTCACCGTCCTGGAGGATCACCGCTGA
- a CDS encoding efflux transporter outer membrane subunit produces the protein MSLKVFLPSLLVLALSACAVGPDYKTPTTEAANITTATDGAAGQKNFDRSKFEGIWWQQFDDPTLNQLVSQSLQGNRELRVAFARWKAARAIRDDASNDAMPTITSRASSDLGKGQIPGQTTDRVNSERYDLGLDMAWELDLFGRIQRNLEASDADQQAAEADLYQLQVTMIAELVDAYGQLRGAQLREKIAVANLNNQQESRKITISLRDAGVGDQLDVERADARLANVEATVPQLQAEQVRQKNRIATLLGERPDKLTVDLSPKDLPAIAKALPIGDPGELLQRRPDILSAERQLASATARIGVAKADLFPRVSLSGFLGWTAGRGSQIGSSAANAWALGPSITWAAFDLGSVRARLRGADADAEGALANYEQQVLLALEESENAFSDYGKRQQRLISLIRQSESSRKAADLAEIRYREGTTDFLVLLDAQRERLNAEDTQAQAEVELYRGIVAIYKALGGGWQPETVASK, from the coding sequence ATGAGTCTGAAAGTCTTTCTGCCGAGTCTGCTGGTGCTGGCCCTCAGCGCCTGCGCCGTCGGCCCCGACTACAAGACCCCAACCACGGAGGCGGCCAACATCACGACCGCCACCGACGGCGCCGCCGGACAAAAGAACTTCGACCGCTCGAAATTCGAAGGCATCTGGTGGCAGCAATTCGACGATCCGACCCTCAACCAGTTGGTGAGCCAGTCGCTGCAAGGCAACCGTGAACTGCGCGTGGCGTTCGCCCGCTGGAAAGCCGCCCGGGCGATCCGCGACGACGCCAGCAATGACGCGATGCCGACCATCACCAGCCGCGCCAGCAGTGACCTGGGCAAGGGCCAGATTCCCGGCCAGACTACCGACCGGGTCAATAGCGAGCGCTATGACCTCGGTCTGGACATGGCCTGGGAGCTCGACCTGTTCGGCCGCATCCAGCGCAATCTGGAAGCCAGCGATGCCGACCAGCAGGCCGCCGAAGCCGATCTGTATCAGCTGCAAGTCACCATGATTGCCGAACTGGTCGACGCCTACGGTCAACTGCGCGGCGCCCAGCTGCGGGAAAAAATCGCCGTGGCCAACCTGAACAACCAGCAGGAGTCGCGCAAGATCACCATCAGCCTGCGTGACGCCGGTGTCGGTGATCAGCTTGATGTCGAGCGCGCCGATGCGCGTCTGGCCAACGTCGAAGCCACCGTGCCGCAGTTGCAGGCGGAACAGGTTCGGCAGAAAAACCGTATCGCCACCCTGCTCGGTGAGCGCCCGGACAAGCTTACCGTCGACCTGAGCCCGAAAGATCTGCCGGCCATCGCCAAGGCGCTGCCGATCGGTGATCCAGGTGAGCTGCTGCAACGTCGTCCGGACATCCTCAGCGCCGAGCGGCAATTGGCTTCGGCCACTGCGCGCATCGGCGTGGCCAAGGCCGATCTGTTCCCACGGGTCAGCCTCAGCGGCTTCCTCGGCTGGACGGCCGGACGTGGCTCGCAGATCGGTTCCTCGGCAGCCAACGCCTGGGCACTCGGCCCGAGCATCACCTGGGCTGCGTTTGACCTCGGCAGCGTCCGCGCTCGTTTGCGCGGCGCCGACGCTGACGCCGAAGGCGCACTGGCCAACTACGAGCAACAGGTGCTGCTGGCGCTGGAAGAATCGGAAAACGCCTTCAGCGATTACGGCAAGCGTCAGCAACGTCTGATCTCGCTGATCCGTCAGAGCGAATCGAGTCGCAAGGCTGCTGACCTGGCGGAAATCCGCTACCGCGAAGGCACCACCGATTTCCTCGTCCTGCTCGACGCCCAGCGTGAGCGACTGAACGCCGAAGACACTCAGGCCCAGGCCGAAGTCGAGCTGTATCGCGGCATCGTCGCGATCTACAAGGCCCTCGGCGGTGGCTGGCAACCGGAGACAGTTGCCAGCAAGTAA
- a CDS encoding efflux RND transporter permease subunit gives MNFSQFFISRPIFAAVLSLLILIAGAISLFQLPISEYPEVVPPTVVVRANFPGANPKVIGETVAAPLEQAITGVENMLYMSSQSTADGKITLTITFALGTDLDNAQVQVQNRVTRTEPKLPEEVTRIGITVDKASPDLTMVVHLTSPDKRYDMLYLSNYAILNIKDELARLGGVGDVQLFGMGDYSLRVWLDPNKTASRNLTATDVVTAIREQNRQVAAGQLGAPPAPTAQSFQLSVNTQGRLVSEEEFENIVIRAGDDGEITRLKDIARIELGSSQYALRSLLNNQPAVAIPIFQRPGSNAIDISNEVRGKMEELKKGFPQGMDYSIVYDPTIFVRGSIEAVVHTLFEALILVVLVVILFLQTWRASIIPLVAVPVSLIGTFAVMHLFGFSLNALSLFGLVLAIGIVVDDAIVVVENVERNIELGLTPVEATKRAMREVTGPIVATALVLCAVFIPAAFISGLTGQFYKQFALTIAISTVISAFNSLTLSPALAAVLLKSHDAPKDRFSKVLDRIFGGWLFRPFNRFFDRASHGYVGTVRRVIRSSGIALLVYAGLMVLTFFGFSSTPTGFVPGQDKQYLVAFAQLPDAASLDRTEDVIKRMSDLALKQPGVESAVAFPGLSINGFTNSPNAGIVFVTLKPFDERKDPSMSAGAIAGALNGQYANIQEAYMAIFPPPPVQGLGTIGGFRLQIEDRGNLGYDELYKETMNIINKSHNVPELAGLFTSYTVNVPQVDAAIDREKAKTHGVAVSDIFDTLQIYLGSLYANDFNRFGRTYQVNVQAEQQFRLESDQIGQLKVRNNKGEMIPLATFIKVSDTSGPDRVMHYNGFITAEINGAAAPGYSSGQAEKAIEKLLKEELPNGMTYEWTDLTYQQILSGNTALFVFPLCVLLAFLVLAAQYESWSLPLAVILIVPMTLLSAITGVIISGGDNNIFTQIGLIVLVGLACKNAILIVEFAKDKQEEGLDPLAAVLEACRLRLRPILMTSFAFIMGVVPLVFSSGAGAEMRHAMGVAVFSGMLGVTFFGLLLTPVFYVLIRNFVERGEQRKAAKAHTLQKPLEAQQ, from the coding sequence ATGAATTTTTCCCAATTCTTCATTTCCCGGCCGATCTTCGCAGCGGTGCTGTCGCTGTTGATCCTGATCGCCGGTGCGATCTCGCTGTTCCAGTTGCCGATCAGCGAATACCCGGAAGTCGTGCCGCCGACCGTGGTCGTGCGCGCCAACTTCCCCGGCGCCAACCCCAAAGTCATCGGTGAAACCGTGGCCGCTCCGCTGGAGCAGGCCATCACCGGCGTCGAGAACATGCTGTACATGTCCTCGCAGTCGACCGCCGACGGCAAGATCACCCTGACCATCACCTTCGCCCTGGGCACTGACCTGGACAACGCGCAGGTGCAGGTGCAGAACCGGGTGACCCGAACCGAGCCGAAGCTTCCCGAGGAAGTGACGCGCATCGGTATCACCGTCGACAAGGCTTCGCCCGACCTGACCATGGTTGTGCACTTGACCTCACCGGACAAGCGCTACGACATGCTCTACCTGTCCAACTACGCGATCCTCAACATCAAGGATGAGCTGGCTCGCCTGGGTGGTGTTGGTGATGTGCAGTTGTTCGGTATGGGCGACTACTCGCTGCGCGTCTGGCTTGATCCGAACAAGACCGCTTCGCGCAATCTGACCGCCACCGATGTGGTGACCGCGATTCGCGAGCAGAACCGTCAGGTCGCCGCCGGTCAACTGGGCGCGCCCCCTGCCCCGACCGCGCAAAGCTTCCAGCTGTCGGTCAACACTCAAGGCCGTCTGGTTTCCGAGGAAGAGTTCGAGAACATCGTCATTCGCGCAGGCGACGACGGTGAGATCACGCGCCTGAAGGATATTGCACGCATTGAACTGGGTTCCAGCCAATACGCCTTGCGCTCGCTGCTGAACAATCAGCCAGCGGTGGCGATCCCGATCTTCCAGCGTCCCGGTTCCAACGCCATCGACATTTCCAACGAAGTGCGCGGCAAGATGGAAGAGCTGAAGAAAGGCTTCCCGCAGGGCATGGATTACAGCATCGTGTATGACCCGACGATCTTCGTTCGTGGCTCGATCGAGGCGGTGGTGCACACCCTGTTCGAAGCGCTGATCCTCGTGGTGCTGGTGGTGATTCTGTTCCTGCAGACCTGGCGCGCCTCGATCATTCCGTTGGTGGCGGTGCCGGTATCGTTGATCGGTACGTTTGCGGTCATGCACCTGTTCGGCTTCTCGCTCAACGCCCTATCGCTGTTCGGCTTGGTACTGGCCATCGGTATCGTGGTGGACGACGCCATCGTCGTGGTGGAAAACGTCGAACGGAACATAGAACTCGGACTGACGCCAGTCGAAGCGACCAAGCGCGCCATGCGTGAAGTGACCGGGCCGATCGTGGCCACGGCACTGGTGCTGTGTGCGGTGTTCATTCCGGCGGCATTCATTTCCGGCCTCACCGGGCAGTTCTACAAACAGTTCGCACTGACCATCGCGATCTCGACAGTGATCTCGGCATTCAACTCGCTGACCTTGTCGCCAGCACTGGCTGCTGTGTTGCTGAAAAGTCACGACGCGCCGAAAGACCGCTTCTCGAAAGTGCTCGACAGAATCTTCGGTGGCTGGCTGTTCCGTCCGTTCAACCGTTTCTTCGACCGTGCCAGTCATGGCTACGTCGGCACCGTGCGCCGGGTCATCCGCAGCAGCGGCATCGCCCTGCTCGTGTATGCAGGCCTGATGGTGCTGACCTTCTTCGGTTTCTCCAGCACGCCGACCGGTTTCGTACCCGGCCAGGACAAGCAATACCTGGTGGCCTTCGCGCAATTGCCGGATGCCGCGAGCCTGGATCGTACCGAAGACGTGATCAAGCGCATGTCCGACCTCGCGCTGAAACAGCCGGGCGTGGAAAGCGCCGTAGCGTTCCCGGGCCTGTCGATCAACGGCTTCACCAACAGCCCGAACGCTGGCATCGTCTTCGTGACGCTGAAACCGTTCGACGAGCGTAAAGACCCGAGCATGTCCGCCGGCGCGATTGCCGGAGCCTTGAACGGCCAGTACGCGAACATTCAGGAAGCGTACATGGCGATCTTCCCGCCACCACCGGTACAAGGCCTGGGCACCATTGGCGGTTTCCGCCTGCAGATCGAAGACCGGGGCAACCTCGGCTACGACGAGCTGTACAAAGAAACCATGAACATCATCAACAAGAGCCACAACGTGCCGGAACTGGCCGGCCTGTTCACCAGCTACACGGTGAACGTGCCGCAGGTCGATGCTGCCATCGACCGTGAAAAAGCCAAGACCCACGGCGTGGCCGTCAGCGACATCTTCGACACCCTGCAGATCTACCTGGGCTCGCTGTATGCCAACGACTTCAACCGCTTCGGGCGCACCTATCAGGTCAACGTTCAGGCCGAACAGCAGTTCCGTCTTGAATCCGATCAGATCGGTCAGTTGAAAGTACGCAACAACAAAGGCGAGATGATCCCGCTGGCGACCTTCATCAAGGTCAGCGACACCTCGGGACCGGATCGCGTGATGCACTACAACGGCTTCATCACCGCTGAAATCAACGGTGCCGCAGCCCCGGGCTACAGCTCTGGCCAGGCGGAAAAAGCCATCGAGAAACTGCTCAAGGAAGAACTTCCGAACGGCATGACCTACGAGTGGACCGACCTGACCTACCAGCAGATTCTGTCCGGCAACACCGCGCTGTTCGTGTTCCCGCTTTGCGTACTGCTGGCGTTCCTGGTGCTCGCCGCACAATACGAAAGCTGGAGCCTGCCACTGGCGGTGATCCTGATCGTACCGATGACCCTGCTGTCGGCCATTACCGGTGTGATCATCTCCGGCGGTGACAACAACATCTTCACCCAGATCGGCTTGATCGTACTGGTGGGACTTGCCTGTAAGAACGCGATTCTGATCGTCGAGTTCGCCAAGGATAAACAGGAAGAAGGCCTCGACCCGCTCGCTGCGGTGCTGGAAGCCTGCCGCCTGCGTCTGCGGCCGATCCTGATGACCTCCTTCGCGTTCATCATGGGTGTGGTGCCACTCGTGTTCTCCAGCGGTGCCGGTGCCGAGATGCGTCACGCCATGGGTGTGGCAGTGTTCTCCGGGATGCTCGGGGTGACCTTCTTCGGTCTGCTGCTGACGCCCGTGTTCTACGTACTGATCCGTAACTTTGTCGAACGCGGCGAGCAGCGCAAAGCAGCCAAGGCGCACACTCTTCAAAAGCCACTGGAGGCGCAACAATGA
- the mexE gene encoding multidrug efflux RND transporter periplasmic adaptor subunit MexE has product MEQSLKHLRFPLAMLAVLVMSACGKTPETAGAPPAAKVSVAKVLEQPVNEWDEFTGRLEAPETVEIRPRVSGQIDQVAFTEGALVKKGDLLFQIDPRPFQAEVRRLEALVAQARATATRSENEAARGERLRASNAISAELADSRTSAAQEARAAVGALQAQLDLAKLNLSFTRVTAPISGRVSRAEITAGNLVTADTTALTSVVSTDKVYAYFDADERVFLKYTELARNGQRGATTPVYMGLSNEDGNPHLGQMNFVDNQVNPKTGTIRGRAVFDNADGTYTPGLYARLKLVGSGTYNAMLINDEAVGTDLGKKFVLVMDGDNKTAYRAVELGPKIEGLRIVRNGLNKDDTIIVKGLQRVRPGSPVTPEVIPMASEQTLAALAQQRQALEASNLPKVAPAKGASGSAAKLAATTPRG; this is encoded by the coding sequence ATGGAACAATCACTCAAACATTTGCGCTTCCCGTTGGCCATGCTGGCCGTACTGGTGATGAGCGCCTGCGGCAAAACTCCGGAGACTGCCGGCGCCCCGCCCGCTGCCAAGGTCAGCGTGGCCAAGGTGCTGGAACAACCGGTCAACGAGTGGGACGAATTTACCGGGCGCCTCGAAGCCCCGGAAACCGTAGAAATCCGGCCACGGGTTTCGGGCCAGATCGATCAGGTCGCGTTCACCGAAGGCGCGCTGGTCAAGAAAGGTGACCTGCTGTTCCAGATCGACCCGCGTCCGTTCCAGGCCGAGGTACGCCGCCTCGAAGCTCTGGTTGCTCAAGCCCGCGCCACCGCCACCCGCAGCGAAAACGAAGCGGCGCGCGGTGAACGTCTGCGTGCCAGCAACGCCATTTCCGCTGAACTGGCCGACTCGCGCACCAGCGCCGCCCAAGAAGCCCGCGCCGCCGTTGGTGCTCTGCAGGCACAACTGGACCTGGCCAAACTGAACCTGAGCTTCACCCGCGTGACCGCACCGATCAGCGGCCGCGTCAGCCGCGCCGAAATCACTGCCGGCAACCTGGTGACCGCCGACACCACCGCGCTGACCAGCGTCGTCTCCACCGACAAGGTCTACGCCTACTTCGACGCCGACGAACGCGTGTTCCTCAAATACACCGAACTGGCCCGCAACGGCCAGCGTGGCGCCACTACGCCGGTGTACATGGGCCTGTCCAACGAGGACGGCAACCCGCACCTGGGCCAGATGAACTTCGTCGACAACCAGGTCAATCCGAAAACCGGCACCATCCGTGGTCGCGCAGTCTTCGACAACGCTGACGGCACCTACACCCCTGGCCTCTACGCTCGCTTGAAACTGGTCGGCAGCGGCACCTACAACGCCATGCTGATCAATGACGAAGCCGTGGGCACTGACCTGGGCAAGAAGTTTGTGCTGGTGATGGATGGCGACAACAAGACCGCCTACCGCGCCGTTGAACTCGGTCCGAAAATCGAAGGCCTGCGCATCGTCCGCAACGGCCTGAACAAGGACGACACGATCATCGTCAAGGGTCTGCAACGGGTTCGTCCTGGCTCACCGGTCACCCCTGAGGTGATTCCGATGGCCAGCGAGCAGACCCTCGCCGCCCTCGCTCAACAACGTCAAGCGCTGGAAGCCAGCAACCTGCCCAAAGTTGCCCCTGCCAAGGGCGCATCGGGTTCGGCTGCGAAGCTGGCTGCTACGACCCCACGCGGTTAA
- a CDS encoding DUF805 domain-containing protein, which translates to MSLVFCRGCAKEISTLASACPQCGAPQAPLHSIASGPVMASGNPYVEALKKYAVFTGRATRREYWMFFLINMGIAIVMSVFDAMLKTGGALQSLYNLAMLLPSLAVGVRRMHDTDRSGWWILLPIVNIVFLAQDSQPGPNRFGANRKGFN; encoded by the coding sequence ATGAGCCTGGTTTTCTGCCGTGGTTGCGCCAAGGAAATAAGTACTCTGGCATCGGCATGCCCCCAATGCGGCGCACCTCAAGCGCCACTGCATTCCATTGCTAGTGGCCCCGTCATGGCGAGCGGCAACCCATACGTGGAAGCACTGAAGAAATATGCCGTGTTCACCGGACGCGCCACGCGCCGTGAATACTGGATGTTTTTTCTGATCAACATGGGCATCGCTATTGTCATGAGCGTTTTTGACGCCATGCTCAAGACCGGTGGCGCCTTGCAGAGCCTGTACAACCTGGCAATGCTGTTGCCGAGCCTCGCTGTTGGCGTACGGCGCATGCACGACACTGACCGCAGCGGCTGGTGGATTCTGCTGCCCATCGTCAACATCGTGTTTCTGGCGCAAGACAGCCAGCCTGGCCCGAATCGCTTCGGTGCCAATCGCAAAGGCTTCAACTGA